One window of the Streptomyces sp. ITFR-21 genome contains the following:
- the acnA gene encoding aconitate hydratase AcnA → MSANSFDARSTLQVGDESYEIFRLDKVDGSARLPYSLKVLLENLLRTEDGANITADHIRAIGGWDSQAQPSQEIQFTPARVIMQDFTGVPCVVDLATMREAVKELGGDAARINPLAPAELVIDHSVIADRFGTPDSFAQNVELEYGRNKERYQFLRWGQTAFDEFKVVPPGTGIVHQVNIEHLARTVMVRGGQAYPDTLVGTDSHTTMVNGLGVLGWGVGGIEAEAAMLGQPVSMLIPRVVGFKLTGELPAGTTATDLVLTITEMLRKHGVVGKFVEFYGQGVGATSLANRATIGNMSPEFGSTAAIFPIDAETISYLTLTGRSAQQVALVEAYAKEQGLWLDPAAEPDYSEKLELDLSTVVPSIAGPKRPQDRIVLADASQQFTRDVRNYVTDDEEAGKESFPASDSPAAANGVPTKPTPVTAPDGTTYELDHGAVTVAAITSCTNTSNPYVMVAAALVAKKAVERGLSSKPWVKTTLAPGSKVVTDYFDKAGLTPYLDKLGFNLVGYGCTTCIGNSGPLLEEVSQAVNAADLAVTSVLSGNRNFEGRINPDVKMNYLASPPLVVAYAIAGSMRVDITRDALGTDTEGAPVFLADIWPSEAEVTEVVASAIGQDMFKDSYKDVFAGDAQWQALSIPTGDTFEWDPQSTYVRKPPYFDGMSTDPDPVTDISGARVLARLGDSVTTDHISPAGAIKADTPAGKYLTEHGVERRDFNSYGSRRGNHEVMIRGTFANIRLRNQIAPGTEGGFTRDFTRDGGPVAFIYDASRHYIEQGVPLVVLAGKEYGSGSSRDWAAKGTALLGVKAVVAESYERIHRSNLIGMGVLPLQFPEGATAASLGLTGEETFTITGVTELNEGRTPRTVKVSTDTGIEFDAVVRIDTPGEADYYRNGGIMQYVLRSLIRE, encoded by the coding sequence GTGTCGGCGAACAGCTTCGACGCCCGCAGCACCCTGCAGGTGGGCGACGAATCATATGAGATCTTCCGGCTGGACAAGGTGGACGGCTCCGCCCGGCTGCCGTACAGCCTGAAGGTGCTGCTGGAGAACCTGCTCCGTACCGAGGACGGCGCGAACATCACCGCCGACCACATCCGGGCGATCGGCGGCTGGGACTCGCAGGCCCAGCCCAGCCAGGAGATCCAGTTCACGCCGGCCCGGGTGATCATGCAGGACTTCACCGGCGTGCCCTGCGTGGTGGACCTGGCGACCATGCGCGAAGCGGTGAAGGAACTGGGCGGCGACGCAGCGAGGATCAACCCGCTGGCCCCCGCCGAACTGGTCATCGACCACTCGGTGATCGCCGACCGCTTCGGCACCCCGGACTCCTTCGCCCAGAACGTCGAGCTGGAGTACGGCCGCAACAAGGAGCGCTACCAGTTCCTGCGCTGGGGCCAGACCGCCTTCGACGAGTTCAAGGTGGTCCCGCCCGGCACCGGCATCGTGCACCAGGTGAACATCGAGCACCTGGCCCGTACCGTCATGGTCCGCGGCGGCCAGGCGTACCCCGACACCCTGGTCGGCACCGACTCGCACACCACGATGGTCAACGGCCTCGGTGTGCTCGGCTGGGGCGTGGGCGGCATCGAGGCCGAGGCCGCGATGCTCGGCCAGCCGGTGTCCATGCTGATCCCGCGGGTCGTCGGCTTCAAGCTGACCGGCGAGCTGCCGGCCGGCACCACCGCCACCGACCTGGTGCTGACCATCACCGAGATGCTCCGCAAGCACGGCGTGGTCGGCAAGTTCGTCGAGTTCTACGGCCAGGGCGTGGGCGCCACCTCGCTGGCCAACCGCGCCACCATCGGCAACATGTCGCCGGAGTTCGGCTCCACCGCGGCGATCTTCCCGATCGACGCCGAGACGATCAGCTACCTCACGCTGACCGGCCGCTCCGCGCAGCAGGTCGCGCTGGTCGAGGCGTACGCCAAGGAGCAGGGCCTGTGGCTGGACCCGGCCGCCGAGCCGGACTACTCCGAGAAGCTGGAGCTGGACCTGTCCACGGTGGTCCCCTCCATCGCCGGCCCCAAGCGCCCGCAGGACCGCATCGTGCTGGCCGACGCCTCCCAGCAGTTCACCCGCGACGTGCGCAACTACGTCACCGACGACGAGGAGGCGGGCAAGGAGTCCTTCCCGGCCTCCGACTCCCCGGCCGCCGCCAACGGGGTGCCCACCAAGCCCACCCCGGTGACGGCCCCCGACGGGACCACGTACGAGCTCGACCACGGCGCCGTCACGGTCGCCGCGATCACCTCCTGCACCAACACCTCCAACCCGTACGTCATGGTCGCCGCCGCCCTCGTCGCCAAGAAGGCGGTCGAGCGCGGTCTGAGCAGCAAGCCGTGGGTGAAGACCACCCTGGCGCCGGGCTCGAAGGTGGTCACCGACTACTTCGACAAGGCCGGCCTGACGCCGTACCTGGACAAGCTGGGCTTCAACCTGGTCGGCTACGGCTGCACCACCTGCATCGGCAACTCCGGCCCGCTGCTCGAGGAGGTCTCCCAGGCGGTCAACGCGGCGGACCTGGCGGTGACGTCGGTGCTGTCCGGCAACCGCAACTTCGAGGGCCGGATCAACCCGGACGTCAAGATGAACTACCTGGCCTCACCGCCGCTGGTCGTCGCGTACGCCATCGCCGGCTCCATGAGGGTCGACATCACCCGGGACGCGCTCGGCACCGACACCGAGGGCGCGCCGGTCTTCCTGGCCGACATCTGGCCGTCGGAGGCCGAGGTCACCGAGGTGGTGGCGTCCGCCATCGGCCAGGACATGTTCAAGGACTCCTACAAGGACGTCTTCGCCGGCGACGCGCAGTGGCAGGCGCTGTCGATCCCGACCGGCGACACCTTCGAGTGGGACCCGCAGTCCACGTACGTGCGCAAGCCCCCGTACTTCGACGGCATGAGCACGGACCCGGACCCGGTCACCGACATCTCCGGCGCCCGGGTGCTGGCCCGGCTGGGCGACTCGGTCACCACCGACCACATCTCGCCGGCCGGCGCCATCAAGGCCGACACCCCCGCGGGGAAGTACCTCACCGAGCACGGCGTGGAGCGCCGCGACTTCAACAGCTACGGCTCGCGCCGCGGCAACCACGAGGTCATGATCCGCGGCACCTTCGCCAACATCCGGCTGCGCAACCAGATCGCACCGGGCACCGAGGGCGGCTTCACCCGCGACTTCACCCGGGACGGCGGCCCGGTCGCCTTCATCTACGACGCCTCGCGCCACTACATCGAGCAGGGTGTCCCGCTGGTCGTGCTGGCCGGCAAGGAGTACGGCTCGGGCTCCTCGCGCGACTGGGCGGCCAAGGGCACCGCGCTGCTCGGCGTCAAGGCGGTCGTCGCGGAGTCCTACGAGCGCATCCACCGCTCCAACCTGATCGGGATGGGCGTCCTGCCGCTCCAGTTCCCCGAGGGCGCCACAGCGGCCTCCCTGGGCCTCACCGGCGAGGAGACCTTCACCATCACCGGTGTCACCGAGCTCAACGAGGGCCGCACCCCGCGCACGGTCAAGGTCAGCACCGACACCGGCATCGAGTTCGACGCGGTGGTGCGCATCGACACCCCCGGCGAGGCGGACTACTACCGCAACGGCGGCATCATGCAGTACGTGTTGCGGTCGTTGATCCGCGAGTAA
- the ngcE gene encoding N-acetylglucosamine/diacetylchitobiose ABC transporter substrate-binding protein yields the protein MGSEINRRDLVRRSAALGLVAIPSAGLLSACASSGGDDDTSSTPTATKAGATADPKNPFGVKDADALDIVIFDGGYGHDYATALGKLYESQHAGAKSSVLPTQDIAGKLQPRFNAGNPPDVIDDSGAQQIKLDVLQKNGQLADLTPLLDAPYIDDPTKKVRDVLQPGTVETGTLDGKMYSLSYIYTVWGLWYSGKLFKDKGWTEPKTWKDFLSLSAEIKKAGIAPFAHQGKYPYYINVAIMDLIAKNGGLDLQKRIDAFDDTAWDDPAVKNGIEAIYEIVSNNYLLPGTNGLTHIESQTAWNQYKAAFIPCGSWLENEQMKATPADFDMKFLPMPSLEGDKLPFDAIRAGAGEPFIVPEKAKNKAGGLEFLRMMLTKEGSGRFAAAANSLTVLKDGVGPEVKLRPGTASTVTALTAAGSNTFNFNYPNTNSEFDTALQNISAELMAKRLTPAQWIAKAKQAAQKAKKA from the coding sequence ATGGGATCCGAAATCAACCGTCGGGATCTGGTCAGGCGTTCCGCGGCGCTTGGCCTGGTTGCCATCCCGTCGGCCGGCCTGCTGAGCGCGTGTGCGTCCAGTGGTGGTGACGACGACACGTCGAGCACTCCGACCGCCACGAAGGCCGGCGCCACCGCCGACCCGAAGAACCCGTTCGGCGTCAAGGACGCCGACGCCCTCGACATCGTCATCTTCGACGGCGGCTACGGCCACGACTACGCCACCGCCCTGGGCAAGCTGTACGAGTCCCAGCACGCCGGCGCCAAGTCGAGCGTGCTGCCCACGCAGGACATCGCGGGCAAGCTGCAGCCGCGATTCAACGCCGGCAACCCGCCGGACGTCATCGACGACTCGGGCGCCCAGCAGATCAAGCTGGACGTGCTGCAGAAGAACGGCCAGCTCGCCGACCTCACCCCGCTGCTGGACGCGCCGTACATCGACGACCCGACCAAGAAGGTCCGCGACGTACTGCAGCCCGGCACGGTGGAGACCGGCACCCTCGACGGCAAGATGTACTCGCTGAGCTACATCTACACCGTGTGGGGCCTGTGGTACTCCGGCAAGCTCTTCAAGGACAAGGGCTGGACCGAGCCGAAGACGTGGAAGGACTTCCTGTCCCTCTCCGCGGAGATCAAGAAGGCCGGCATCGCGCCGTTCGCCCACCAGGGCAAGTACCCGTACTACATCAACGTAGCCATCATGGACCTGATCGCCAAGAACGGCGGTCTCGACCTGCAGAAGCGGATCGACGCCTTCGACGACACCGCGTGGGACGACCCGGCCGTCAAGAACGGCATCGAGGCGATCTACGAGATCGTCAGCAACAACTACCTGCTCCCCGGCACCAACGGTCTGACCCACATCGAGTCGCAGACCGCCTGGAACCAGTACAAGGCCGCCTTCATCCCGTGCGGCTCCTGGCTGGAGAACGAGCAGATGAAGGCCACCCCGGCCGACTTCGACATGAAGTTCTTGCCGATGCCGTCGCTGGAGGGCGACAAGCTCCCGTTCGACGCGATCCGCGCCGGTGCGGGCGAGCCCTTCATCGTGCCGGAGAAGGCCAAGAACAAGGCCGGCGGCCTGGAGTTCCTGCGCATGATGCTGACCAAGGAGGGCTCCGGCCGGTTCGCCGCCGCCGCCAACTCGCTCACCGTGCTGAAGGACGGCGTGGGCCCCGAGGTCAAGCTCCGTCCGGGCACCGCCTCGACCGTGACCGCGCTGACCGCGGCGGGCAGCAACACCTTCAACTTCAACTACCCGAACACCAACAGCGAGTTCGACACCGCACTGCAGAACATCAGCGCCGAGCTGATGGCCAAGCGTCTCACCCCGGCGCAGTGGATCGCCAAGGCCAAGCAGGCCGCGCAGAAGGCCAAGAAGGCTTGA
- a CDS encoding carbohydrate ABC transporter permease, translated as MQHRKYPFIVGFLIVPLVLYVTFVIWPYLQTFGYSLTDWKGESQNFTFVGFDNYSALFHDDVFRTALWHNILLLIFLPVITILLALFFAFMVNVGGRETAGGVQGVRGAGVYKVVYFFPQVLSVAILIVLFGAVYRSDPSGLLNGALIKLHLEDANSPIEWLNDPSLVLWCLLAIQVWAGVGFYLVLFSAAMQSIPKDIYEAALLDGAGRSQTFFKVTLPLLWDSVQTSWVYISIFAMDFFALVSGLTQGTYGGGPDHHSEVMATYLMRNFLYFGKSGYACAQGVIIMLVTLIVSAVTLRVSRRDRIEF; from the coding sequence ATGCAGCATCGCAAATACCCCTTTATCGTGGGGTTCCTCATCGTCCCCCTCGTTCTCTACGTCACCTTCGTGATCTGGCCGTATCTGCAGACCTTCGGCTACTCGCTCACGGACTGGAAGGGCGAGTCGCAGAACTTCACGTTCGTCGGGTTCGACAACTACAGCGCGCTGTTCCACGACGATGTGTTCAGAACGGCGCTGTGGCACAACATCCTGCTGCTGATCTTCCTGCCGGTCATCACCATTCTGCTCGCGCTCTTCTTCGCCTTCATGGTGAACGTGGGCGGCCGGGAGACGGCCGGCGGCGTCCAGGGTGTCCGCGGGGCCGGCGTCTACAAGGTCGTCTACTTCTTCCCGCAGGTACTGTCGGTCGCCATCCTGATCGTGCTGTTCGGCGCGGTGTACCGCAGCGACCCCTCGGGTCTGCTCAACGGCGCGCTGATCAAACTCCACCTGGAGGACGCCAACAGCCCGATCGAGTGGCTCAACGATCCCAGCCTGGTGCTGTGGTGCCTGCTGGCCATCCAGGTCTGGGCCGGCGTCGGCTTCTACCTGGTGCTGTTCTCGGCGGCCATGCAGTCCATCCCCAAGGACATCTACGAGGCGGCGCTGCTGGACGGCGCCGGCCGGTCGCAGACCTTCTTCAAGGTCACCCTCCCGCTGCTGTGGGACAGCGTGCAGACCTCCTGGGTCTACATCTCGATCTTCGCCATGGACTTCTTCGCCCTGGTCTCCGGCCTCACCCAGGGAACGTACGGAGGTGGGCCCGATCACCACAGCGAGGTGATGGCGACCTACCTGATGCGTAACTTCCTGTACTTCGGCAAGAGCGGCTACGCCTGCGCCCAAGGCGTGATCATCATGCTGGTGACCTTGATCGTATCCGCCGTCACGCTCCGGGTCTCCCGCCGTGACCGCATCGAGTTCTGA
- a CDS encoding carbohydrate ABC transporter permease, with the protein MTSPITESQAGLLDQVPAGGLRGRPKTSDDENRYDGAGGRVLNVFSHGFLALWAILIVLPLGWIVLGSFKNNAEIGGSAWSWPAHWSFDAFGRAWDKGIGDFFLNTVIVMIFSVPLTMLLGSMVAYVLARYEFPGNRLFYFLFVGGAMFPYFLALVPLFFMVKNLGMLNTYQGLILVYIAYSLPFTTFFMHSFFKTLPTAVHEAAVLDGASHTRTFFQVMLPMAKPGLLSVGIFNVLGQWNQYILPVTLMQPQSSSDKDHSMLAQGLVNLALSQGYSGDFPALFAGMVIAMLPVLVVYLSFQRQVQAGLTAGTLK; encoded by the coding sequence ATGACCTCACCCATCACCGAGTCGCAGGCCGGCCTGCTGGACCAGGTCCCCGCCGGCGGGCTGCGCGGCAGGCCGAAGACCTCCGACGACGAGAACCGCTACGACGGAGCCGGCGGCCGGGTGCTGAACGTCTTCTCGCACGGCTTCCTCGCGCTGTGGGCGATCCTGATCGTGCTGCCGCTGGGCTGGATCGTCCTCGGCTCGTTCAAGAACAACGCCGAGATCGGCGGCAGCGCCTGGTCCTGGCCCGCGCACTGGAGCTTCGACGCGTTCGGCCGGGCCTGGGACAAGGGCATCGGCGACTTCTTCCTGAACACCGTGATCGTGATGATCTTCTCGGTGCCGCTGACCATGCTCCTCGGCTCGATGGTCGCCTACGTCCTGGCCCGCTACGAGTTCCCCGGCAACAGGCTCTTCTACTTCCTGTTCGTCGGCGGCGCGATGTTCCCGTACTTCCTCGCCCTGGTGCCGCTGTTCTTCATGGTCAAGAACCTCGGCATGCTCAACACCTACCAGGGCCTGATCCTGGTCTACATCGCGTACTCGCTGCCGTTCACCACCTTCTTCATGCACTCGTTCTTCAAGACGCTGCCGACCGCGGTGCACGAGGCGGCGGTACTGGACGGGGCCTCGCACACCCGGACGTTCTTCCAGGTCATGCTGCCCATGGCCAAGCCGGGCCTGCTGAGCGTCGGCATCTTCAACGTGCTCGGCCAGTGGAACCAGTACATCCTGCCGGTCACCTTGATGCAGCCGCAGAGCAGCAGTGACAAGGACCACTCGATGCTGGCCCAGGGCCTGGTGAACCTGGCCCTGTCCCAGGGGTACTCCGGCGACTTCCCGGCACTTTTCGCCGGCATGGTGATCGCGATGCTGCCGGTGCTCGTGGTGTACCTCTCCTTCCAGCGCCAGGTTCAGGCGGGCCTCACGGCGGGCACCCTGAAGTAG
- a CDS encoding ROK family transcriptional regulator: protein METPGSQSSLHRANLERVVRAVRLAGSLTQAEIARSTGLSAATVSNIVRELRDNGTVQVTPTSSGGRRARSVALSGDAGIVVGVDFGHSHLRVAVGNLAHQVLAEQSEPIDVDASASQGFDRAEQLVARLVESTGINPEKVLGVGLGVPGPIDMESGTLGSTAILPGWSGINPRQELTDRLGVPVQVDNDANLGALGELVWGGGRGVKNLAYIKVASGVGAGLVIDGRIYRGPGGTAGEIGHITLDESGPVCRCGNRGCLETFTAARYVLELLRGSHGDGLTVPKMVQLARQGDPGCRRVIGDVGRHIGMGVASLCNILNPSRIVLGGDLAEAGELVLGPIRESVSRYAIPSAAQRLSVMPGALGARAEVLGALALVLSEMGDSTLLDGNVQTDEPAFSA from the coding sequence GTGGAGACTCCGGGATCGCAGTCATCGCTGCACCGGGCCAACCTGGAACGCGTCGTGCGTGCCGTACGGCTCGCCGGGTCGCTGACCCAGGCCGAGATCGCCAGGAGTACGGGGCTGTCCGCCGCGACGGTGTCCAACATCGTCCGCGAACTGCGGGACAACGGAACGGTGCAGGTCACGCCGACCTCCTCGGGAGGTCGGCGGGCGCGCAGCGTGGCGCTGTCCGGGGACGCCGGCATCGTCGTCGGGGTCGATTTCGGCCACTCGCACCTGCGGGTCGCGGTCGGCAACCTGGCCCACCAGGTCCTCGCCGAGCAGTCGGAGCCGATCGACGTGGACGCCTCCGCCTCGCAGGGTTTCGACCGGGCCGAGCAATTGGTGGCCCGGCTGGTGGAGTCCACCGGCATCAACCCGGAGAAGGTGCTCGGCGTCGGGCTCGGCGTGCCGGGCCCGATCGACATGGAGTCGGGCACCCTGGGGTCGACGGCCATACTGCCCGGCTGGAGCGGCATCAACCCTCGTCAGGAGCTGACCGACCGGCTCGGCGTCCCGGTCCAGGTGGACAACGACGCCAACCTCGGCGCGCTCGGCGAGCTGGTCTGGGGCGGCGGCCGGGGGGTGAAAAACCTGGCGTACATCAAGGTGGCCAGCGGTGTCGGCGCCGGCCTGGTGATAGACGGCCGGATCTACCGTGGACCCGGCGGCACGGCCGGCGAGATCGGCCACATCACCCTCGACGAGTCCGGGCCGGTGTGCCGCTGCGGCAACCGCGGCTGTCTGGAAACGTTCACCGCGGCGCGCTACGTGCTGGAACTGCTGCGCGGCAGCCACGGCGACGGTCTGACCGTGCCCAAGATGGTCCAGCTGGCCCGGCAGGGCGACCCGGGCTGCCGCCGGGTGATCGGCGACGTCGGCCGGCACATCGGCATGGGCGTCGCGAGCCTCTGCAACATCCTGAACCCCAGCAGAATCGTGCTGGGCGGCGACCTGGCCGAGGCCGGTGAGCTGGTGCTGGGTCCGATAAGGGAATCGGTGTCCCGCTACGCGATCCCCAGCGCGGCGCAGCGGCTGTCGGTGATGCCCGGCGCGCTGGGCGCCCGTGCGGAGGTTCTGGGGGCTCTTGCCCTGGTGTTGAGCGAGATGGGCGATTCGACCCTTCTGGATGGAAATGTCCAGACCGATGAGCCCGCATTTTCGGCATAA
- a CDS encoding sugar ABC transporter substrate-binding protein, whose product MNAMTRRFAVGTVAVSIALTMAACGKAGDDKGSSSSDSKAKSIGLLLPENATTRYEKFDRPLIEAKIKELCPDCVVNYDNAAADPQKQAQQVNSMITKGVKVLILDPQDSVGIKSSVEAAVAKGIKVVAYDRLAEGPISAYVSYDNEKVGELQGQALLDAMGPNATPQSKIVMIDGDPADPNAAQFKAGAHKILDGKVDIAYEQSGLWKDTVANQKVTAAITQLGKSSIKGVYSANDGMAGGIATALKGAGISVPLTGQDAELAGLQRILTNAQTSTIYKAYKPEADATAEIAVDLLLGKDFKSAADTTATSASGQTVPAKLLPATSVTKANIKDTVIKDGLYTTAQLCTAEFAQACKDAGIS is encoded by the coding sequence ATGAACGCAATGACGCGTCGCTTCGCTGTCGGAACGGTAGCCGTTTCGATCGCGCTCACCATGGCCGCTTGTGGCAAGGCGGGTGACGACAAGGGGTCGAGCAGCAGTGACAGCAAGGCCAAGTCCATCGGCCTGCTGCTGCCGGAGAACGCGACCACCCGTTACGAGAAGTTCGACCGCCCGCTGATCGAGGCGAAGATCAAGGAACTCTGCCCCGACTGTGTCGTCAACTACGACAACGCCGCCGCCGACCCGCAGAAGCAGGCGCAGCAGGTCAACAGCATGATCACCAAGGGCGTCAAGGTCCTCATCCTGGACCCGCAGGACTCCGTCGGCATCAAGTCCTCCGTCGAGGCCGCCGTCGCCAAGGGTATCAAGGTCGTCGCCTACGACCGTCTCGCCGAGGGCCCCATCTCCGCCTACGTCTCGTACGACAACGAGAAGGTCGGCGAGTTGCAGGGCCAGGCGCTGCTGGACGCGATGGGTCCCAACGCCACCCCGCAGTCCAAGATCGTGATGATCGACGGTGACCCCGCCGACCCGAACGCCGCCCAGTTCAAGGCCGGTGCCCACAAGATCCTCGACGGCAAGGTCGACATCGCCTACGAGCAGAGCGGTCTGTGGAAGGACACCGTCGCCAACCAGAAGGTGACCGCGGCGATCACCCAGCTCGGCAAGTCCTCCATCAAGGGCGTCTACTCCGCCAACGACGGCATGGCCGGCGGTATCGCCACCGCCCTCAAGGGCGCCGGCATCAGCGTCCCGCTGACCGGCCAGGACGCCGAGCTCGCGGGTCTGCAGAGGATCCTGACCAACGCCCAGACCAGCACGATCTACAAGGCCTACAAGCCCGAGGCGGACGCCACCGCCGAGATCGCGGTCGACCTGCTCCTGGGCAAGGACTTCAAGTCGGCCGCCGACACCACCGCGACCAGCGCCTCCGGCCAGACCGTGCCGGCCAAGCTGCTGCCCGCCACGTCGGTCACCAAGGCCAACATCAAGGACACGGTGATCAAGGACGGTCTGTACACGACCGCCCAGCTGTGCACCGCCGAGTTCGCCCAGGCGTGCAAGGACGCCGGCATCTCGTAG
- a CDS encoding ATP-binding cassette domain-containing protein, giving the protein MVHVSATPVLALRGVSKRFGAVQALTDVELEINSGEVVALVGDNGAGKSTLVKTIAGVHPIDEGVIEWEGRPVSIHRPQDAQQLGIATVYQDLALCDNLDVVGNLFLGRELIRFGSLDEVTMEKRARELLSTLSIRIPSVRIPIASLSGGQRQVVAIARALIGDPKVVILDEPTAALGVEQTAQVLDLVERLRERGLGVILISHNMADVTAVADTVHVLRLGKNNGAFPVKGTTNEVIIAAITGATDNAVTRRQARNVEAAK; this is encoded by the coding sequence ATGGTTCACGTGTCCGCTACGCCCGTGCTGGCGTTGCGCGGAGTCTCCAAGCGCTTCGGTGCGGTCCAGGCCCTCACCGATGTCGAGCTTGAGATCAATTCCGGAGAGGTGGTCGCCCTGGTCGGCGACAACGGCGCCGGAAAGTCCACGCTGGTCAAGACGATCGCCGGGGTTCACCCCATCGACGAGGGTGTCATCGAGTGGGAGGGCAGGCCGGTCAGCATCCACCGGCCGCAGGACGCCCAGCAGCTCGGTATCGCCACCGTCTACCAGGACCTCGCCCTGTGCGACAACCTGGACGTGGTGGGCAACCTCTTCCTCGGACGGGAGCTGATCCGCTTCGGCAGCCTCGACGAGGTCACGATGGAAAAGCGCGCCCGCGAACTCCTCAGCACCCTGTCGATCCGGATCCCCAGCGTGCGGATCCCCATCGCCAGCCTCTCCGGTGGCCAGCGCCAGGTCGTCGCCATCGCCCGCGCCCTGATCGGCGACCCCAAGGTCGTCATCCTCGACGAGCCCACGGCAGCCCTCGGCGTCGAGCAGACCGCACAGGTCCTCGACCTGGTCGAGCGGCTGCGCGAGCGGGGCCTCGGGGTGATCCTGATCAGCCACAACATGGCCGATGTGACCGCCGTCGCGGACACCGTCCACGTGCTGCGGCTGGGCAAGAACAACGGTGCCTTCCCGGTCAAGGGCACGACGAACGAAGTGATCATCGCGGCGATCACCGGCGCCACGGACAACGCCGTGACCCGTCGGCAGGCGCGCAACGTGGAGGCGGCCAAGTGA
- a CDS encoding sugar ABC transporter permease: protein MSSDNSTLDTSKPADEVPPPAVEAVDPRLLIREEGLRGYLTEFKRRLKGGELGSLPVVVGLIIIWTIFQVKDSLFLSSNNMVNISYFLSATGMIAIGLVFVLLLGEIDLSVASVSGLSAAIFAIFATTHGMNPWLAVLLTVLTGIGIGAIHGFFFAKIGVPAFVVTLAGNLGWNGLMLWVLGSTGSLSIQDHGPMHLLGQRSFFMNQSIAGAYVLATVGVAALLVSSLVEQYRRRQAGVPFRPTSEILLRVVALAVVSYVAAYVLNKSSGVPNALVIFLVALVVCDFVLRRTTFGRKVFAVGGGIEAARRAGISVAAIRIAVFAISGGFAAIGGLFLAGQTYTATLQAGQGNLLMLAIAAAVIGGTSLFGGRGNVWSALLGMLVIQSIQTGLDLLNMSTSIQYMITGAVLLAAVVIDSVSRQTQKTSGRA from the coding sequence GTGAGCAGCGACAACAGCACCCTCGACACGTCGAAGCCGGCGGACGAGGTGCCTCCTCCCGCGGTCGAGGCGGTCGACCCGCGGCTGCTGATCCGCGAAGAGGGGCTCCGGGGCTACCTCACCGAGTTCAAGCGCCGCCTCAAGGGCGGCGAGCTGGGATCACTGCCGGTCGTCGTCGGCCTGATCATCATCTGGACGATCTTCCAGGTGAAGGACAGCCTGTTCCTCAGCTCGAACAACATGGTCAACATCAGCTACTTCCTGTCCGCCACGGGCATGATCGCCATCGGCCTGGTGTTCGTCCTGCTGCTCGGCGAGATCGACCTGTCGGTGGCCTCGGTCAGCGGCCTGTCGGCGGCGATCTTCGCGATCTTCGCCACCACCCACGGGATGAACCCGTGGCTGGCCGTCCTGCTGACCGTGCTGACCGGTATCGGCATCGGCGCGATCCACGGCTTCTTCTTCGCCAAGATCGGCGTACCGGCGTTCGTCGTCACCCTGGCCGGCAACCTCGGCTGGAACGGCCTGATGCTCTGGGTGCTCGGCTCCACCGGCAGCCTCTCGATCCAGGACCACGGCCCGATGCACCTCCTGGGCCAGCGCTCCTTCTTCATGAACCAGTCGATCGCCGGCGCGTACGTCCTCGCCACGGTCGGCGTGGCCGCGCTGCTGGTCAGCTCGCTCGTCGAGCAGTACCGCCGCCGACAGGCCGGCGTCCCGTTCCGGCCCACCAGCGAGATCCTGCTGCGCGTGGTGGCCCTCGCGGTGGTCTCCTACGTGGCCGCGTACGTGCTCAACAAGTCCTCCGGCGTGCCCAACGCGCTGGTGATCTTCCTGGTCGCCCTGGTGGTCTGCGACTTCGTGCTGCGCCGCACCACCTTCGGCCGCAAGGTCTTCGCGGTCGGCGGCGGCATCGAGGCCGCCCGCCGCGCCGGCATCAGCGTCGCCGCGATCCGGATTGCGGTGTTCGCCATCTCCGGCGGCTTCGCGGCCATCGGCGGCCTGTTCCTGGCCGGCCAGACCTACACCGCCACCCTGCAGGCCGGACAGGGCAACCTGCTGATGCTCGCCATCGCGGCGGCCGTCATCGGCGGCACCAGCCTCTTCGGCGGCCGCGGCAACGTCTGGTCGGCGCTGCTCGGCATGCTGGTCATCCAGTCCATCCAGACCGGCCTGGACCTGCTCAACATGAGCACCTCCATCCAGTACATGATCACCGGCGCGGTGCTGCTCGCCGCGGTCGTCATCGACTCGGTGTCCCGGCAGACCCAGAAGACCTCCGGCCGGGCCTAG